The Saccopteryx leptura isolate mSacLep1 chromosome 2, mSacLep1_pri_phased_curated, whole genome shotgun sequence genome has a window encoding:
- the AMER2 gene encoding APC membrane recruitment protein 2 isoform X5: MATSGRGGGGSGGGASAGVCRRKEEAGAGTLAADMDSPCDCAAGTPAAEPPSGKINRAAFKLFKKRKSGGTLPSIFGVKNKGDGKGSGAPNMVRSRTHDGLAEVVVLESGRKEEPRGPGGGGGGGGGGGRPNPGPPRAAGPGAGSLASSSVAKSHSFFSLLKKNGRSESCKGDTADAGKAGGKQKRGLRGLFSSVRWHRKDKRGKEGELAARAGGPGGLALPGSLTASLECVAEEAPRLVRAPENPSGDAPPDPAGCGDIIADQEDEAGPSCDKHGPGPGKPVVSKKNPSVVAYQGGGEEMASSDEVDDTYLQEFWDMLSQTEDQGQGPQEGLAKAAAALDSKVLPETSKDTRCAEVAKEVSLVKRRRLNRIPIESHPKEETKHLQKEQQEGIPNSDEGYWDSTTPGPEEDSTSGGGGKKAGIPRDSYSGDALYDLDADPDGSPAVLPANEETSCVSRLKPVSPVTITCPLRTPGSLLKDSKIPISVKHFANLPSSHPVVHQQPARSEVPRTKIPVSKVLVRRVSNRGLAGTTIRAAACHDSAKKL, translated from the exons ATGGCGACGAGcgggcgcggcggcggcggcagcggcggcggcgcgtCCGCCGGGGTctgcaggaggaaggaggaggccgGGGCCGGGACCCTCGCGGCGGACATGGACTCGCCCTGCGATTGTGCCGCCGGGACTCCGGCCGCCGAGCCGCCGTCGGGAAAGATCAACAGAGCCGCTTTCAAATTATTCAAGAAGAGGAAATCGGGTGGCACCCTGCCCAGCATATTTGGGGTCAAAAACAAAGGGGATGGGAAGGGCTCGGGTGCGCCGAACATGGTGAGGAGCAGGACGCACGACGGGCTGGCCGAGGTGGTGGTGCTGGAGAGCGGCAGGAAGGAGGAGCCGCGCGgcccgggcggcggcggcgggggcggcggcggcggtggtcGGCCGAACCCCGGCCCCCCTAGAGCTGCCGGGCCCGGCGCGGGCTCGCTGGCCAGCAGCTCCGTAGCCAAGTCACACAGCTTCTTCTCCCTTTTGAAAAAGAACGGTAGATCCGAGAGCTGCAAAGGGGACACGGCGGACGCAGGCAAGGCTGGCGGCAAACAAAAGAGGGGACTGCGAGGGCTCTTCAGCAGCGTGCGCTGGCACAGGAAGGACAAGCGCGGCAAGGAGGGGGAGCTCGCGGCACGCGCGGGGGGCCCGGGCGGCCTCGCCCTGCCGGGGTCGCTCACTGCCAGCCTGGAGTGCGTCGCGGAGGAAGCGCCCCGACTCGTGCGCGCGCCGGAGAACCCCAGCGGGGACGCGCCGCCAGACCCAGCAG GCTGTGGAGATATTATTGCAGACCAAGAGGACGAGGCAGGTCCCAGCTGTGACAAGCATGGCCCCGGGCCAGGCAAGCCAGTTGTCTCTAAAAAGAACCCCAGCGTGGTGGCCTACCAAGGCGGAGGGGAGGAGATGGCGAGCTCTGATGAGGTAGATGACACTTACCTCCAGGAATTCTGGGACATGCTCTCCCAGACTGAGGACCAAGGACAAGGGCCTCAAGAGGGCCTGGCTAAGGCGGCTGCAGCACTGGACTCCAAGGTGTTACCCGAGACCTCCAAAGACACCAGGTGTGCAGAAGTGGCCAAGGAGGTATCCTTGGTCAAGCGCAGGAGACTCAACCGGATTCCCATTGAGTCCCATCCCAAGGAGGAGACTAAGCACCTTCAGAAGGAGCAGCAAGAAGGCATCCCCAACAGTGATGAGGGCTACTGGGACTCCACCACTCCAGGCCCAGAGGAAGACAGCACAAGCGGAGGCGGTGGGAAAAAGGCGGGCATCCCCAGAGATAGCTACAGCGGTGACGCGCTCTATGATCTCGACGCGGATCCGGATGGAAGCCCAGCAGTCCTTCCTGCCAACGAGGAGACTTCCTGCGTGTCCCGGTTAAAGCCTGTGTCTCCGGTCACCATCACCTGTCCACTGCGAACACCAGGCAGTTTGCTGAAGGACTCTAAGATTCCTATCAGCGTCAAGCACTTCGCAAACCTTCCATCCAGCCATCCTGTGGTGCACCAACAACCAGCCAGGAGCGAGGTACCCAGAACAAAAATCCCGGTGTCCAAAGTGCTGGTCCGAAGGGTCAGCAATCGAGGGTTGGCTGGGACCACCATCCGGGCAGCGGCATGCCACGACAGTGCCAAAAAATTGTGA
- the AMER2 gene encoding APC membrane recruitment protein 2 isoform X4, which translates to MATSGRGGGGSGGGASAGVCRRKEEAGAGTLAADMDSPCDCAAGTPAAEPPSGKINRAAFKLFKKRKSGGTLPSIFGVKNKGDGKGSGAPNMVRSRTHDGLAEVVVLESGRKEEPRGPGGGGGGGGGGGRPNPGPPRAAGPGAGSLASSSVAKSHSFFSLLKKNGRSESCKGDTADAGKAGGKQKRGLRGLFSSVRWHRKDKRGKEGELAARAGGPGGLALPGSLTASLECVAEEAPRLVRAPENPSGDAPPDPAGCGDIIADQEDEAGPSCDKHGPGPGKPVVSKKNPSVVAYQGGGEEMASSDEVDDTYLQEFWDMLSQTEDQGQGPQEGLAKAAAALDSKVLPETSKDTRCAEVAKEVSLVKRRRLNRIPIESHPKEETKHLQKEQQEGIPNSDEGYWDSTTPGPEEDSTSGGGGKKAGIPRDSYSGDALYDLDADPDGSPAVLPANEETSCVSRLKPVSPVTITCPLRTPGSLLKDSKIPISVKHFANLPSSHPVVHQQPARSEKIGLNQTEVSSTPCCLDMPGSRGPGGAIARTRGVLLFPNLLTSFLPSFLPSFLPSFLPSFPPSLLPSLPFFLPSSLPSFLPLLPFPSLPFPSLPFPSLPFLSLHFLSLPFPFQENNKNNNNKKTKKDLCCITVWKTPRKLKEKK; encoded by the exons ATGGCGACGAGcgggcgcggcggcggcggcagcggcggcggcgcgtCCGCCGGGGTctgcaggaggaaggaggaggccgGGGCCGGGACCCTCGCGGCGGACATGGACTCGCCCTGCGATTGTGCCGCCGGGACTCCGGCCGCCGAGCCGCCGTCGGGAAAGATCAACAGAGCCGCTTTCAAATTATTCAAGAAGAGGAAATCGGGTGGCACCCTGCCCAGCATATTTGGGGTCAAAAACAAAGGGGATGGGAAGGGCTCGGGTGCGCCGAACATGGTGAGGAGCAGGACGCACGACGGGCTGGCCGAGGTGGTGGTGCTGGAGAGCGGCAGGAAGGAGGAGCCGCGCGgcccgggcggcggcggcgggggcggcggcggcggtggtcGGCCGAACCCCGGCCCCCCTAGAGCTGCCGGGCCCGGCGCGGGCTCGCTGGCCAGCAGCTCCGTAGCCAAGTCACACAGCTTCTTCTCCCTTTTGAAAAAGAACGGTAGATCCGAGAGCTGCAAAGGGGACACGGCGGACGCAGGCAAGGCTGGCGGCAAACAAAAGAGGGGACTGCGAGGGCTCTTCAGCAGCGTGCGCTGGCACAGGAAGGACAAGCGCGGCAAGGAGGGGGAGCTCGCGGCACGCGCGGGGGGCCCGGGCGGCCTCGCCCTGCCGGGGTCGCTCACTGCCAGCCTGGAGTGCGTCGCGGAGGAAGCGCCCCGACTCGTGCGCGCGCCGGAGAACCCCAGCGGGGACGCGCCGCCAGACCCAGCAG GCTGTGGAGATATTATTGCAGACCAAGAGGACGAGGCAGGTCCCAGCTGTGACAAGCATGGCCCCGGGCCAGGCAAGCCAGTTGTCTCTAAAAAGAACCCCAGCGTGGTGGCCTACCAAGGCGGAGGGGAGGAGATGGCGAGCTCTGATGAGGTAGATGACACTTACCTCCAGGAATTCTGGGACATGCTCTCCCAGACTGAGGACCAAGGACAAGGGCCTCAAGAGGGCCTGGCTAAGGCGGCTGCAGCACTGGACTCCAAGGTGTTACCCGAGACCTCCAAAGACACCAGGTGTGCAGAAGTGGCCAAGGAGGTATCCTTGGTCAAGCGCAGGAGACTCAACCGGATTCCCATTGAGTCCCATCCCAAGGAGGAGACTAAGCACCTTCAGAAGGAGCAGCAAGAAGGCATCCCCAACAGTGATGAGGGCTACTGGGACTCCACCACTCCAGGCCCAGAGGAAGACAGCACAAGCGGAGGCGGTGGGAAAAAGGCGGGCATCCCCAGAGATAGCTACAGCGGTGACGCGCTCTATGATCTCGACGCGGATCCGGATGGAAGCCCAGCAGTCCTTCCTGCCAACGAGGAGACTTCCTGCGTGTCCCGGTTAAAGCCTGTGTCTCCGGTCACCATCACCTGTCCACTGCGAACACCAGGCAGTTTGCTGAAGGACTCTAAGATTCCTATCAGCGTCAAGCACTTCGCAAACCTTCCATCCAGCCATCCTGTGGTGCACCAACAACCAGCCAGGAGCGAG AAAATAGGACTTAATCAAACTGAAGTAAGCAGCACACCATGCTGTTTGGACATGCCGGGATCCAGAGGGCCTGGAGGAGCCATTGCAAGAACTAGAGGAGTTCTCCTGTTCCCTAACTTacttacttccttccttccttccttccttccttccttccttccttccttccttccttccttccctccctccctccttccctccctccctttcttcctcccttcttcccttccctccttccttcccctccttcccttcccttcccttcccttcccttcccttcccttcccttcccttcccttcctttcccttcacttcctttcccttcccttccctttccaggAAAACAacaagaataacaacaacaaaaaaacaaaaaaagaccttTGCTGTATCACTGTGTGGAAAACACCCAGGaagctaaaggaaaaaaaataa
- the AMER2 gene encoding APC membrane recruitment protein 2 isoform X2 produces the protein MATSGRGGGGSGGGASAGVCRRKEEAGAGTLAADMDSPCDCAAGTPAAEPPSGKINRAAFKLFKKRKSGGTLPSIFGVKNKGDGKGSGAPNMVRSRTHDGLAEVVVLESGRKEEPRGPGGGGGGGGGGGRPNPGPPRAAGPGAGSLASSSVAKSHSFFSLLKKNGRSESCKGDTADAGKAGGKQKRGLRGLFSSVRWHRKDKRGKEGELAARAGGPGGLALPGSLTASLECVAEEAPRLVRAPENPSGDAPPDPAGEPGVGEPGPASADGAEVPHCREAESPGVPSATGTQGEDAAGHLRAEDPRAPPDLGAGEVQAAEDASRTGCGDIIADQEDEAGPSCDKHGPGPGKPVVSKKNPSVVAYQGGGEEMASSDEVDDTYLQEFWDMLSQTEDQGQGPQEGLAKAAAALDSKVLPETSKDTRCAEVAKEVSLVKRRRLNRIPIESHPKEETKHLQKEQQEGIPNSDEGYWDSTTPGPEEDSTSGGGGKKAGIPRDSYSGDALYDLDADPDGSPAVLPANEETSCVSRLKPVSPVTITCPLRTPGSLLKDSKIPISVKHFANLPSSHPVVHQQPARSEKIGLNQTEVSSTPCCLDMPGSRGPGGAIARTRGVLLFPNLLTSFLPSFLPSFLPSFLPSFPPSLLPSLPFFLPSSLPSFLPLLPFPSLPFPSLPFPSLPFLSLHFLSLPFPFQENNKNNNNKKTKKDLCCITVWKTPRKLKEKK, from the exons ATGGCGACGAGcgggcgcggcggcggcggcagcggcggcggcgcgtCCGCCGGGGTctgcaggaggaaggaggaggccgGGGCCGGGACCCTCGCGGCGGACATGGACTCGCCCTGCGATTGTGCCGCCGGGACTCCGGCCGCCGAGCCGCCGTCGGGAAAGATCAACAGAGCCGCTTTCAAATTATTCAAGAAGAGGAAATCGGGTGGCACCCTGCCCAGCATATTTGGGGTCAAAAACAAAGGGGATGGGAAGGGCTCGGGTGCGCCGAACATGGTGAGGAGCAGGACGCACGACGGGCTGGCCGAGGTGGTGGTGCTGGAGAGCGGCAGGAAGGAGGAGCCGCGCGgcccgggcggcggcggcgggggcggcggcggcggtggtcGGCCGAACCCCGGCCCCCCTAGAGCTGCCGGGCCCGGCGCGGGCTCGCTGGCCAGCAGCTCCGTAGCCAAGTCACACAGCTTCTTCTCCCTTTTGAAAAAGAACGGTAGATCCGAGAGCTGCAAAGGGGACACGGCGGACGCAGGCAAGGCTGGCGGCAAACAAAAGAGGGGACTGCGAGGGCTCTTCAGCAGCGTGCGCTGGCACAGGAAGGACAAGCGCGGCAAGGAGGGGGAGCTCGCGGCACGCGCGGGGGGCCCGGGCGGCCTCGCCCTGCCGGGGTCGCTCACTGCCAGCCTGGAGTGCGTCGCGGAGGAAGCGCCCCGACTCGTGCGCGCGCCGGAGAACCCCAGCGGGGACGCGCCGCCAGACCCAGCAGGTGAGCCTGGAGTGGGAGAGCCGGGGCCGGCCTCTGCCGATGGCGCCGAAGTGCCTCACTGCCGAGAGGCCGAGAGCCCCGGGGTCCCTAGCGCCACCGGTACCCAGGGAGAGGACGCCGCGGGGCATCTGCGCGCCGAGGATCCCCGAGCACCCCccgacctgggcgctggggaggTCCAGGCGGCCGAGGATGCTTCCAGGACAG GCTGTGGAGATATTATTGCAGACCAAGAGGACGAGGCAGGTCCCAGCTGTGACAAGCATGGCCCCGGGCCAGGCAAGCCAGTTGTCTCTAAAAAGAACCCCAGCGTGGTGGCCTACCAAGGCGGAGGGGAGGAGATGGCGAGCTCTGATGAGGTAGATGACACTTACCTCCAGGAATTCTGGGACATGCTCTCCCAGACTGAGGACCAAGGACAAGGGCCTCAAGAGGGCCTGGCTAAGGCGGCTGCAGCACTGGACTCCAAGGTGTTACCCGAGACCTCCAAAGACACCAGGTGTGCAGAAGTGGCCAAGGAGGTATCCTTGGTCAAGCGCAGGAGACTCAACCGGATTCCCATTGAGTCCCATCCCAAGGAGGAGACTAAGCACCTTCAGAAGGAGCAGCAAGAAGGCATCCCCAACAGTGATGAGGGCTACTGGGACTCCACCACTCCAGGCCCAGAGGAAGACAGCACAAGCGGAGGCGGTGGGAAAAAGGCGGGCATCCCCAGAGATAGCTACAGCGGTGACGCGCTCTATGATCTCGACGCGGATCCGGATGGAAGCCCAGCAGTCCTTCCTGCCAACGAGGAGACTTCCTGCGTGTCCCGGTTAAAGCCTGTGTCTCCGGTCACCATCACCTGTCCACTGCGAACACCAGGCAGTTTGCTGAAGGACTCTAAGATTCCTATCAGCGTCAAGCACTTCGCAAACCTTCCATCCAGCCATCCTGTGGTGCACCAACAACCAGCCAGGAGCGAG AAAATAGGACTTAATCAAACTGAAGTAAGCAGCACACCATGCTGTTTGGACATGCCGGGATCCAGAGGGCCTGGAGGAGCCATTGCAAGAACTAGAGGAGTTCTCCTGTTCCCTAACTTacttacttccttccttccttccttccttccttccttccttccttccttccttccttccttccctccctccctccttccctccctccctttcttcctcccttcttcccttccctccttccttcccctccttcccttcccttcccttcccttcccttcccttcccttcccttcccttcccttcctttcccttcacttcctttcccttcccttccctttccaggAAAACAacaagaataacaacaacaaaaaaacaaaaaaagaccttTGCTGTATCACTGTGTGGAAAACACCCAGGaagctaaaggaaaaaaaataa
- the AMER2 gene encoding APC membrane recruitment protein 2 isoform X3 gives MATSGRGGGGSGGGASAGVCRRKEEAGAGTLAADMDSPCDCAAGTPAAEPPSGKINRAAFKLFKKRKSGGTLPSIFGVKNKGDGKGSGAPNMVRSRTHDGLAEVVVLESGRKEEPRGPGGGGGGGGGGGRPNPGPPRAAGPGAGSLASSSVAKSHSFFSLLKKNGRSESCKGDTADAGKAGGKQKRGLRGLFSSVRWHRKDKRGKEGELAARAGGPGGLALPGSLTASLECVAEEAPRLVRAPENPSGDAPPDPAGEPGVGEPGPASADGAEVPHCREAESPGVPSATGTQGEDAAGHLRAEDPRAPPDLGAGEVQAAEDASRTGDVLIKTVPLDSDCGSGRVSAVPDPSSVDPPSDPSADRICLMFSDVTSLKSFDSLTGCGDIIADQEDEAGPSCDKHGPGPGKPVVSKKNPSVVAYQGGGEEMASSDEVDDTYLQEFWDMLSQTEDQGQGPQEGLAKAAAALDSKVLPETSKDTRCAEVAKEVSLVKRRRLNRIPIESHPKEETKHLQKEQQEGIPNSDEGYWDSTTPGPEEDSTSGGGGKKAGIPRDSYSGDALYDLDADPDGSPAVLPANEETSCVSRLKPVSPVTITCPLRTPGSLLKDSKIPISVKHFANLPSSHPVVHQQPARSEVPRTKIPVSKVLVRRVSNRGLAGTTIRAAACHDSAKKL, from the coding sequence ATGGCGACGAGcgggcgcggcggcggcggcagcggcggcggcgcgtCCGCCGGGGTctgcaggaggaaggaggaggccgGGGCCGGGACCCTCGCGGCGGACATGGACTCGCCCTGCGATTGTGCCGCCGGGACTCCGGCCGCCGAGCCGCCGTCGGGAAAGATCAACAGAGCCGCTTTCAAATTATTCAAGAAGAGGAAATCGGGTGGCACCCTGCCCAGCATATTTGGGGTCAAAAACAAAGGGGATGGGAAGGGCTCGGGTGCGCCGAACATGGTGAGGAGCAGGACGCACGACGGGCTGGCCGAGGTGGTGGTGCTGGAGAGCGGCAGGAAGGAGGAGCCGCGCGgcccgggcggcggcggcgggggcggcggcggcggtggtcGGCCGAACCCCGGCCCCCCTAGAGCTGCCGGGCCCGGCGCGGGCTCGCTGGCCAGCAGCTCCGTAGCCAAGTCACACAGCTTCTTCTCCCTTTTGAAAAAGAACGGTAGATCCGAGAGCTGCAAAGGGGACACGGCGGACGCAGGCAAGGCTGGCGGCAAACAAAAGAGGGGACTGCGAGGGCTCTTCAGCAGCGTGCGCTGGCACAGGAAGGACAAGCGCGGCAAGGAGGGGGAGCTCGCGGCACGCGCGGGGGGCCCGGGCGGCCTCGCCCTGCCGGGGTCGCTCACTGCCAGCCTGGAGTGCGTCGCGGAGGAAGCGCCCCGACTCGTGCGCGCGCCGGAGAACCCCAGCGGGGACGCGCCGCCAGACCCAGCAGGTGAGCCTGGAGTGGGAGAGCCGGGGCCGGCCTCTGCCGATGGCGCCGAAGTGCCTCACTGCCGAGAGGCCGAGAGCCCCGGGGTCCCTAGCGCCACCGGTACCCAGGGAGAGGACGCCGCGGGGCATCTGCGCGCCGAGGATCCCCGAGCACCCCccgacctgggcgctggggaggTCCAGGCGGCCGAGGATGCTTCCAGGACAGGTGACGTTCTGATAAAGACTGTCCCCCTTGACTCCGACTGTGGCAGCGGCCGAGTGTCTGCCGTCCCTGACCCTTCCTCTGTTGATCCACCCTCAGACCCATCAGCTGATCGTATTTGTTTGATGTTTTCTGACGTGACTTCACTGAAAAGCTTTGACTCTCTTACAGGCTGTGGAGATATTATTGCAGACCAAGAGGACGAGGCAGGTCCCAGCTGTGACAAGCATGGCCCCGGGCCAGGCAAGCCAGTTGTCTCTAAAAAGAACCCCAGCGTGGTGGCCTACCAAGGCGGAGGGGAGGAGATGGCGAGCTCTGATGAGGTAGATGACACTTACCTCCAGGAATTCTGGGACATGCTCTCCCAGACTGAGGACCAAGGACAAGGGCCTCAAGAGGGCCTGGCTAAGGCGGCTGCAGCACTGGACTCCAAGGTGTTACCCGAGACCTCCAAAGACACCAGGTGTGCAGAAGTGGCCAAGGAGGTATCCTTGGTCAAGCGCAGGAGACTCAACCGGATTCCCATTGAGTCCCATCCCAAGGAGGAGACTAAGCACCTTCAGAAGGAGCAGCAAGAAGGCATCCCCAACAGTGATGAGGGCTACTGGGACTCCACCACTCCAGGCCCAGAGGAAGACAGCACAAGCGGAGGCGGTGGGAAAAAGGCGGGCATCCCCAGAGATAGCTACAGCGGTGACGCGCTCTATGATCTCGACGCGGATCCGGATGGAAGCCCAGCAGTCCTTCCTGCCAACGAGGAGACTTCCTGCGTGTCCCGGTTAAAGCCTGTGTCTCCGGTCACCATCACCTGTCCACTGCGAACACCAGGCAGTTTGCTGAAGGACTCTAAGATTCCTATCAGCGTCAAGCACTTCGCAAACCTTCCATCCAGCCATCCTGTGGTGCACCAACAACCAGCCAGGAGCGAGGTACCCAGAACAAAAATCCCGGTGTCCAAAGTGCTGGTCCGAAGGGTCAGCAATCGAGGGTTGGCTGGGACCACCATCCGGGCAGCGGCATGCCACGACAGTGCCAAAAAATTGTGA
- the AMER2 gene encoding APC membrane recruitment protein 2 isoform X1: MATSGRGGGGSGGGASAGVCRRKEEAGAGTLAADMDSPCDCAAGTPAAEPPSGKINRAAFKLFKKRKSGGTLPSIFGVKNKGDGKGSGAPNMVRSRTHDGLAEVVVLESGRKEEPRGPGGGGGGGGGGGRPNPGPPRAAGPGAGSLASSSVAKSHSFFSLLKKNGRSESCKGDTADAGKAGGKQKRGLRGLFSSVRWHRKDKRGKEGELAARAGGPGGLALPGSLTASLECVAEEAPRLVRAPENPSGDAPPDPAGEPGVGEPGPASADGAEVPHCREAESPGVPSATGTQGEDAAGHLRAEDPRAPPDLGAGEVQAAEDASRTGDVLIKTVPLDSDCGSGRVSAVPDPSSVDPPSDPSADRICLMFSDVTSLKSFDSLTGCGDIIADQEDEAGPSCDKHGPGPGKPVVSKKNPSVVAYQGGGEEMASSDEVDDTYLQEFWDMLSQTEDQGQGPQEGLAKAAAALDSKVLPETSKDTRCAEVAKEVSLVKRRRLNRIPIESHPKEETKHLQKEQQEGIPNSDEGYWDSTTPGPEEDSTSGGGGKKAGIPRDSYSGDALYDLDADPDGSPAVLPANEETSCVSRLKPVSPVTITCPLRTPGSLLKDSKIPISVKHFANLPSSHPVVHQQPARSEKIGLNQTEVSSTPCCLDMPGSRGPGGAIARTRGVLLFPNLLTSFLPSFLPSFLPSFLPSFPPSLLPSLPFFLPSSLPSFLPLLPFPSLPFPSLPFPSLPFLSLHFLSLPFPFQENNKNNNNKKTKKDLCCITVWKTPRKLKEKK, translated from the exons ATGGCGACGAGcgggcgcggcggcggcggcagcggcggcggcgcgtCCGCCGGGGTctgcaggaggaaggaggaggccgGGGCCGGGACCCTCGCGGCGGACATGGACTCGCCCTGCGATTGTGCCGCCGGGACTCCGGCCGCCGAGCCGCCGTCGGGAAAGATCAACAGAGCCGCTTTCAAATTATTCAAGAAGAGGAAATCGGGTGGCACCCTGCCCAGCATATTTGGGGTCAAAAACAAAGGGGATGGGAAGGGCTCGGGTGCGCCGAACATGGTGAGGAGCAGGACGCACGACGGGCTGGCCGAGGTGGTGGTGCTGGAGAGCGGCAGGAAGGAGGAGCCGCGCGgcccgggcggcggcggcgggggcggcggcggcggtggtcGGCCGAACCCCGGCCCCCCTAGAGCTGCCGGGCCCGGCGCGGGCTCGCTGGCCAGCAGCTCCGTAGCCAAGTCACACAGCTTCTTCTCCCTTTTGAAAAAGAACGGTAGATCCGAGAGCTGCAAAGGGGACACGGCGGACGCAGGCAAGGCTGGCGGCAAACAAAAGAGGGGACTGCGAGGGCTCTTCAGCAGCGTGCGCTGGCACAGGAAGGACAAGCGCGGCAAGGAGGGGGAGCTCGCGGCACGCGCGGGGGGCCCGGGCGGCCTCGCCCTGCCGGGGTCGCTCACTGCCAGCCTGGAGTGCGTCGCGGAGGAAGCGCCCCGACTCGTGCGCGCGCCGGAGAACCCCAGCGGGGACGCGCCGCCAGACCCAGCAGGTGAGCCTGGAGTGGGAGAGCCGGGGCCGGCCTCTGCCGATGGCGCCGAAGTGCCTCACTGCCGAGAGGCCGAGAGCCCCGGGGTCCCTAGCGCCACCGGTACCCAGGGAGAGGACGCCGCGGGGCATCTGCGCGCCGAGGATCCCCGAGCACCCCccgacctgggcgctggggaggTCCAGGCGGCCGAGGATGCTTCCAGGACAGGTGACGTTCTGATAAAGACTGTCCCCCTTGACTCCGACTGTGGCAGCGGCCGAGTGTCTGCCGTCCCTGACCCTTCCTCTGTTGATCCACCCTCAGACCCATCAGCTGATCGTATTTGTTTGATGTTTTCTGACGTGACTTCACTGAAAAGCTTTGACTCTCTTACAGGCTGTGGAGATATTATTGCAGACCAAGAGGACGAGGCAGGTCCCAGCTGTGACAAGCATGGCCCCGGGCCAGGCAAGCCAGTTGTCTCTAAAAAGAACCCCAGCGTGGTGGCCTACCAAGGCGGAGGGGAGGAGATGGCGAGCTCTGATGAGGTAGATGACACTTACCTCCAGGAATTCTGGGACATGCTCTCCCAGACTGAGGACCAAGGACAAGGGCCTCAAGAGGGCCTGGCTAAGGCGGCTGCAGCACTGGACTCCAAGGTGTTACCCGAGACCTCCAAAGACACCAGGTGTGCAGAAGTGGCCAAGGAGGTATCCTTGGTCAAGCGCAGGAGACTCAACCGGATTCCCATTGAGTCCCATCCCAAGGAGGAGACTAAGCACCTTCAGAAGGAGCAGCAAGAAGGCATCCCCAACAGTGATGAGGGCTACTGGGACTCCACCACTCCAGGCCCAGAGGAAGACAGCACAAGCGGAGGCGGTGGGAAAAAGGCGGGCATCCCCAGAGATAGCTACAGCGGTGACGCGCTCTATGATCTCGACGCGGATCCGGATGGAAGCCCAGCAGTCCTTCCTGCCAACGAGGAGACTTCCTGCGTGTCCCGGTTAAAGCCTGTGTCTCCGGTCACCATCACCTGTCCACTGCGAACACCAGGCAGTTTGCTGAAGGACTCTAAGATTCCTATCAGCGTCAAGCACTTCGCAAACCTTCCATCCAGCCATCCTGTGGTGCACCAACAACCAGCCAGGAGCGAG AAAATAGGACTTAATCAAACTGAAGTAAGCAGCACACCATGCTGTTTGGACATGCCGGGATCCAGAGGGCCTGGAGGAGCCATTGCAAGAACTAGAGGAGTTCTCCTGTTCCCTAACTTacttacttccttccttccttccttccttccttccttccttccttccttccttccttccttccctccctccctccttccctccctccctttcttcctcccttcttcccttccctccttccttcccctccttcccttcccttcccttcccttcccttcccttcccttcccttcccttcccttcctttcccttcacttcctttcccttcccttccctttccaggAAAACAacaagaataacaacaacaaaaaaacaaaaaaagaccttTGCTGTATCACTGTGTGGAAAACACCCAGGaagctaaaggaaaaaaaataa